One Paraburkholderia phytofirmans OLGA172 genomic window carries:
- a CDS encoding formate dehydrogenase beta subunit yields the protein MTRIYVPCDSSALALGADALAQAIESEAARRGVEIELVRNGSRGLLWLEPLVEVATAEGRVGYANVEESDVPALFDAGFIEGGEHARRVGVVDDIPYLKKQQRLTFARIGLTDPLSVDDYVAHGGLEGLKQALKTDGDAACEALIESGLRGRGGAAFPAGIKWRTVRGAKAAQKYIVCNADEGDSGTFSDRLVMESDPYMLIEGMIIAGVVTGATVGYIYVRSEYPHSIAMLETALAKARAAGWLGDSVLGSAAHRFELFVAKGAGAYVCGEETALLESLEGKRGIVRAKPPVPALVGLYGQPTVINNVITLATVPIIFARGAAFYKDFGMGRSRGTLPFQLAGNVKQGGLVELAFGITLRELLYDYGGGTASGRPARAVQVGGPLGTYLPESQWDIPIDYETYAAVGAVVGHGGIVVHDDTSNLAELAQYAMHFCALESCGKCTPCRIGSTRGVEVIGRIRNGDTSTRQVQLLRDLCDTMVSGSLCAMGGMTPFPVLSALDHFPEDFGLDNVHDHAPKAAAA from the coding sequence TCGCAACGGTTCGCGCGGTTTGCTGTGGCTCGAACCGCTCGTAGAAGTTGCGACCGCTGAAGGCCGCGTCGGCTATGCGAACGTCGAAGAGAGCGACGTTCCAGCGCTATTCGACGCCGGCTTTATCGAAGGCGGCGAGCACGCCCGCCGTGTCGGTGTGGTCGATGACATACCGTATCTGAAGAAGCAGCAGCGCCTGACCTTTGCACGGATCGGCCTTACCGATCCGCTTTCCGTCGACGATTACGTTGCCCACGGCGGCCTCGAGGGTCTCAAGCAAGCCCTGAAAACCGACGGCGACGCCGCCTGTGAAGCGCTGATCGAATCCGGCCTGCGCGGCCGCGGCGGCGCAGCCTTCCCCGCCGGCATCAAATGGCGCACGGTGCGCGGCGCCAAAGCGGCGCAGAAATACATCGTCTGCAATGCGGACGAAGGCGACTCCGGCACCTTCTCCGATCGCCTCGTGATGGAGAGCGACCCGTACATGCTGATCGAAGGGATGATCATCGCGGGCGTCGTGACGGGCGCGACGGTCGGCTATATCTACGTGCGCAGCGAATATCCGCACTCGATCGCGATGCTCGAAACCGCGCTCGCCAAAGCGCGCGCCGCCGGCTGGCTCGGCGACAGCGTGCTCGGCTCGGCGGCGCATCGCTTCGAACTTTTCGTGGCGAAAGGCGCGGGCGCTTATGTCTGCGGCGAGGAAACCGCGCTGCTCGAATCGCTCGAAGGCAAACGCGGCATCGTGCGCGCGAAGCCGCCCGTGCCGGCGCTCGTCGGCCTTTACGGCCAGCCGACCGTGATCAACAACGTCATCACGCTCGCGACGGTGCCGATCATCTTCGCGCGCGGTGCCGCGTTCTATAAAGACTTCGGCATGGGCCGCTCGCGCGGCACGCTGCCGTTCCAGCTTGCCGGCAATGTGAAGCAAGGCGGTTTGGTCGAGCTGGCGTTCGGCATCACGCTGCGTGAACTGCTGTACGACTACGGCGGCGGCACCGCAAGCGGGCGCCCGGCGCGCGCAGTGCAGGTCGGCGGCCCGCTCGGCACGTATCTGCCGGAAAGCCAGTGGGACATCCCCATCGACTACGAAACGTACGCGGCAGTCGGCGCGGTCGTCGGCCACGGCGGCATCGTCGTACACGACGACACGTCGAATCTCGCCGAACTCGCGCAGTACGCGATGCACTTCTGCGCGCTCGAATCGTGCGGCAAATGCACGCCGTGCCGGATCGGCTCGACGCGCGGCGTCGAAGTGATCGGACGGATCCGCAACGGCGATACGTCCACGCGGCAAGTGCAGTTGTTGCGCGATCTGTGCGACACGATGGTGTCCGGTTCGCTCTGCGCGATGGGCGGCATGACACCGTTCCCGGTGTTGTCCGCGCTCGACCATTTCCCCGAAGACTTCGGTCTCGACAACGTGCACGACCACGCGCCCAAAGCGGCTGCGGCCTGA